The Opitutaceae bacterium genome has a window encoding:
- a CDS encoding histidine kinase — protein MGDHHPSGPGTGDLEATPPRRLVRLYGRLMLAAIALFLVGLMAVAFRIHEAQRDRALEALQAQFDERVARLAAATGSIESYVRQFTDQANGYLSGGWRLVAATDPGSLLRPVPGGSGFELPDAHWRQDGEPGGNLIAAHPASEWDERQRLVSGLAVFLQGYQRAVHRELDAVLLSYFFSSGKDLLGIFPYVPAEEFLRSSTTRDLASALAFAWEPYGDLEVSASSSPRPFWTQPYEDRAGHGMMVSRVEPVLLSGEMVGVVGADVTLERLEEFVDPLPGPAGVLVLVTNSGLVLADARETELSPTEIAGLRRLIGPHLPADAEASTPALLLRNSTFRVLLEGVPGVPWTVAYAVRDRDLSDFLSGQRFALIGMVGGVGVFLIGGFFLVARTFIRPALRAEESLLDSLQKEAELATLRSQINPHFLFNSLNSVRALVRLDPEQARVAVTRLSSILRVALEVGKRRVIPLKEEMSVVTDYLALEAMRFEERLSVEVDVADGLDEARVPPMLIQTLVENAVKHGVEAQGESGVIRLRIWSEGKSLIVTVTNPGRLARASRSTRVGLRNARDRLAILFGEEASISLEEIDGERVRAEARFPLITTDDQ, from the coding sequence ATGGGTGATCATCATCCCTCGGGGCCGGGAACGGGTGACCTGGAAGCGACCCCGCCGCGCCGTCTGGTCCGCCTCTATGGGCGGCTCATGCTGGCAGCCATCGCCCTCTTCCTTGTCGGATTGATGGCCGTGGCGTTCCGGATTCATGAAGCGCAACGCGATCGGGCTCTCGAGGCTCTCCAGGCGCAGTTCGACGAACGCGTCGCGCGTCTGGCGGCCGCCACCGGATCCATCGAGTCGTATGTCCGGCAGTTCACGGATCAGGCCAATGGCTATCTCTCCGGAGGGTGGCGGCTGGTGGCGGCGACCGACCCGGGATCATTGCTGCGGCCGGTGCCCGGCGGATCCGGATTCGAACTGCCCGATGCCCATTGGCGGCAGGATGGCGAGCCCGGAGGCAATCTGATCGCGGCCCATCCCGCGTCCGAGTGGGATGAACGGCAAAGGTTGGTCTCGGGTCTGGCCGTGTTCCTGCAGGGCTATCAGCGGGCGGTCCATCGCGAGCTCGACGCCGTCCTCTTGAGCTATTTTTTCTCCTCAGGAAAGGATCTGCTCGGAATTTTCCCCTATGTTCCCGCGGAGGAATTCCTGCGATCCTCAACGACCCGGGATCTGGCGTCGGCGCTCGCCTTCGCCTGGGAACCCTACGGTGACCTGGAGGTATCCGCGTCGTCCTCACCCCGGCCATTCTGGACTCAGCCTTACGAGGACCGGGCCGGGCACGGGATGATGGTCAGTCGGGTGGAACCGGTGCTTCTTTCCGGAGAGATGGTCGGGGTGGTCGGAGCCGATGTGACGCTTGAGCGGCTTGAGGAATTCGTGGATCCTCTGCCGGGTCCGGCCGGCGTCCTCGTCCTCGTCACCAACTCCGGTCTGGTTCTTGCCGATGCGAGGGAGACGGAACTGAGCCCGACCGAAATCGCAGGCCTCCGGCGCCTGATCGGGCCGCACCTTCCCGCGGATGCCGAAGCCTCCACCCCGGCTCTCCTGCTCCGCAATTCGACTTTCCGGGTCCTGCTCGAGGGAGTTCCCGGTGTGCCGTGGACCGTGGCCTATGCGGTCAGGGATCGTGATCTCAGCGATTTCCTTTCGGGTCAGCGGTTCGCCCTCATCGGGATGGTCGGAGGTGTCGGAGTGTTCCTCATCGGAGGATTCTTTCTGGTCGCCCGGACCTTTATCCGGCCGGCTCTGCGGGCGGAAGAGTCCCTGCTCGACTCGCTCCAGAAGGAGGCTGAGCTCGCGACTCTGCGATCACAGATCAATCCGCATTTTCTCTTCAACAGCCTGAACTCGGTCCGGGCCCTCGTTCGGCTCGATCCCGAACAGGCGCGGGTCGCGGTCACCCGTCTGTCCTCCATCCTGCGGGTCGCCCTGGAGGTCGGCAAACGCCGGGTCATTCCCCTCAAGGAGGAAATGTCCGTGGTCACCGATTACCTGGCTCTCGAAGCGATGCGTTTTGAGGAGCGCCTCTCGGTCGAAGTGGACGTTGCCGATGGACTCGATGAAGCCCGGGTGCCCCCGATGCTTATCCAGACTCTGGTCGAAAACGCGGTCAAACACGGGGTTGAAGCACAGGGAGAGAGCGGTGTCATCCGACTGCGGATCTGGTCGGAGGGCAAGAGCCTGATAGTCACCGTAACCAACCCCGGGCGGCTGGCCCGCGCTTCCCGTTCCACCCGGGTGGGACTGCGCAACGCACGGGACCGATTGGCCATTCTCTTCGGTGAAGAGGCATCCATCTCGCTTGAGGAGATCGATGGCGAACGGGTCCGGGCGGAGGCCCGCTTCCCCTTGATCACGACCGACGACCAATGA
- a CDS encoding CDP-alcohol phosphatidyltransferase family protein: MDSRTVVTLPNLISLGRLILAPVMILIAWQQQAGLFRAAFTVAVLSDLLDGVLARLFNQRTELGAKLDAWGDMATYLALFFGSCILWPQFIVTHLDLLIAGFVVYTIAYSFGYLKYGRLTAYHSFGGKLTAVLMAGSMILWFFGGPQWPFRVALVAALISGAEQIVMTLILPHWEPNVFTLWHAVWRRKASRPTEEVQVRLHGRD, from the coding sequence ATGGATTCCCGAACGGTGGTGACCTTGCCCAATCTGATCAGTCTGGGGCGGTTGATCCTTGCGCCGGTCATGATCCTGATCGCGTGGCAACAGCAGGCCGGGCTCTTTCGCGCCGCCTTCACCGTGGCTGTCCTCAGCGATCTGCTCGACGGTGTTCTCGCCCGTCTCTTCAACCAGCGGACAGAACTGGGGGCGAAGCTGGATGCCTGGGGCGATATGGCCACCTATCTCGCCCTCTTCTTTGGCTCCTGCATCCTCTGGCCTCAGTTCATTGTCACCCACCTCGATCTGCTCATCGCCGGCTTCGTCGTCTACACCATCGCTTACAGCTTCGGTTACCTCAAGTATGGCCGGCTCACCGCTTACCATTCCTTCGGTGGCAAGCTGACGGCGGTTCTCATGGCCGGGTCGATGATCCTCTGGTTCTTCGGCGGCCCTCAATGGCCCTTTCGCGTGGCCCTCGTTGCCGCGCTTATTTCGGGTGCCGAACAGATTGTCATGACCCTGATCCTTCCCCACTGGGAGCCGAATGTATTCACACTCTGGCACGCCGTCTGGCGGCGGAAAGCCTCGCGCCCCACCGAGGAAGTCCAGGTGCGTCTGCACGGTCGCGACTGA
- a CDS encoding FGGY family carbohydrate kinase: MATYQVAAVDLGATSGRVILGTYNRNGLKLEEVHRFPNRFDELGGHHYWNLPGLMTEVVTGLKEAKRRAPKLASIGVDVWGCDTVLVDGKGRLVFPPHAYRDTRTETLYKQLARKGLTEVYGWTGIPNLSYNTSLQLQELIQRFPDLADMADRCLWLPDYFNFLLSGKMENEISVASTSQLLDVRSREMSRSALNFFRIPPTWFSEPKLSPARLGRVKGIPELKDVEVIMVPGHDTACAYDAMPAAEEGTDFFISSGTWSLMGFESDKPVLGLQAQKDIVCNERLGDGRYRPLKTIPGLWLLEQILPAFTVRPKSNAEWNRLIKAAAASPAPEHLIDLRDRALFNPSSMKDAIDRQLKRRKVSPPTDLAGYTRLICESLGKGHANAVRSFELMTGKEFERILIVGGGSKNRLLCQTTANHSGLPVVSFALEGTATGNIANQLIGLGAVRDLKQFRAGLNRQLKKKVFRPE, encoded by the coding sequence ATGGCAACCTATCAAGTCGCAGCCGTTGATCTCGGCGCCACCAGTGGCCGGGTGATCCTCGGCACCTACAACCGCAATGGCCTCAAGCTCGAGGAGGTTCACCGTTTCCCCAACCGATTCGACGAGTTGGGGGGGCATCACTACTGGAATCTTCCCGGATTGATGACGGAAGTGGTGACCGGGCTGAAGGAGGCCAAACGCCGCGCGCCCAAGCTCGCCTCGATCGGAGTCGATGTCTGGGGATGTGACACCGTCCTGGTCGACGGGAAAGGGCGACTGGTCTTCCCCCCGCACGCCTACCGCGACACCCGGACGGAAACGCTCTACAAGCAACTCGCCCGGAAGGGGCTGACCGAAGTCTACGGGTGGACGGGCATTCCCAATCTTTCCTACAATACGAGCCTGCAGCTGCAGGAACTGATTCAGCGCTTCCCCGACTTGGCGGACATGGCCGACCGTTGTCTCTGGCTGCCGGATTATTTCAATTTCCTGCTCTCCGGGAAAATGGAGAACGAAATCTCCGTGGCCAGCACGTCGCAGTTGCTCGACGTGCGCAGTCGCGAGATGTCCCGATCGGCCCTCAATTTCTTCCGGATACCCCCCACCTGGTTTTCCGAGCCCAAGCTGTCTCCGGCCCGACTGGGCCGGGTCAAGGGCATCCCGGAATTGAAGGATGTCGAGGTGATCATGGTGCCCGGTCACGACACCGCCTGTGCCTATGATGCCATGCCTGCGGCCGAGGAAGGCACCGATTTCTTCATCAGCAGCGGCACCTGGTCGCTGATGGGATTCGAGTCGGACAAGCCGGTGCTGGGTCTGCAGGCGCAAAAAGACATCGTCTGCAATGAACGCCTCGGCGACGGGCGCTACCGCCCGCTCAAGACAATCCCCGGGCTCTGGCTGCTCGAGCAGATTCTTCCCGCCTTCACCGTCCGGCCGAAATCCAATGCCGAATGGAACCGGCTGATCAAAGCGGCGGCCGCCTCTCCGGCCCCTGAGCACCTGATCGACCTCAGGGATCGCGCTCTTTTCAATCCCTCATCGATGAAGGATGCGATCGACCGGCAATTGAAGCGCCGGAAAGTGAGTCCGCCGACCGATCTGGCCGGCTATACCCGATTGATCTGCGAGTCGTTGGGCAAGGGTCACGCCAACGCGGTCCGGAGCTTCGAGTTGATGACCGGGAAAGAATTCGAGCGGATCCTGATCGTGGGCGGCGGCTCAAAGAACCGCCTCCTCTGCCAGACCACGGCCAATCATTCGGGTCTGCCGGTCGTCTCATTCGCCCTTGAGGGCACGGCCACTGGGAATATCGCCAATCAATTGATCGGGCTTGGTGCGGTTCGGGATCTGAAGCAGTTCCGGGCCGGGTTGAACCGACAATTGAAAAAGAAGGTATTCAGGCCGGAGTAA
- a CDS encoding (Fe-S)-binding protein → MHVPPSRPVGKRVAFMATCLCDAFYDEAARAAVEILEHLGCEVVFPEGQTCCGQPAFNGGDWKSSRTVVRHAARVFAGDLPVVIPSGSCAAMLLHGAGLAFEHEPDREVIADLAGRSWELFDFIVNGLGIREWPGTYAKRVAFHRSCHTRGTQSGPATIQLLESINGLELVPFGEGEQCCGFGGTFSVSFPNVSEGMGELKLDHVLAARPDVLVSPDLGCLMHLSGLSSRKEKPLAMLHAVQILKAAIVDVDGNWLEVPSPVGGLAR, encoded by the coding sequence ATGCATGTTCCTCCATCGCGTCCGGTCGGAAAACGGGTCGCTTTCATGGCCACCTGTCTCTGCGATGCGTTCTACGATGAGGCCGCCCGCGCGGCCGTCGAAATCCTCGAGCATCTCGGCTGCGAAGTCGTCTTCCCCGAAGGACAGACCTGTTGTGGCCAACCCGCCTTCAACGGCGGAGATTGGAAATCCTCCCGGACTGTCGTCCGCCATGCCGCCAGGGTGTTTGCGGGGGACCTGCCGGTGGTCATTCCTTCCGGTTCGTGCGCGGCCATGCTGCTCCACGGAGCCGGTCTCGCCTTCGAGCACGAACCCGATCGCGAAGTCATCGCGGACCTCGCGGGCCGGTCCTGGGAGTTGTTCGATTTCATCGTCAACGGCCTCGGGATCCGGGAATGGCCCGGCACCTACGCCAAGCGGGTGGCCTTCCACCGTTCCTGCCATACCCGCGGGACCCAAAGTGGTCCCGCGACCATCCAATTGCTCGAATCGATCAACGGGCTGGAGCTGGTTCCCTTCGGTGAAGGTGAGCAATGCTGCGGCTTCGGCGGGACCTTCTCGGTCTCCTTTCCCAATGTTTCCGAGGGCATGGGCGAATTGAAACTCGATCATGTCCTGGCCGCCCGACCCGATGTGCTGGTCTCACCCGATCTCGGCTGCCTCATGCACCTCTCCGGTCTTTCCTCCCGCAAGGAAAAACCCCTGGCCATGCTCCATGCGGTCCAGATCCTGAAGGCGGCGATTGTCGACGTCGACGGCAATTGGCTGGAGGTCCCGTCTCCGGTCGGAGGGCTCGCCCGATGA
- a CDS encoding lactate utilization protein B, giving the protein MKKQLIDTYSSRLDPEVRTAVHDNSAAGTDKRRDVLWADYPDPDQLRRMAGAVKQHTLENLDSYLPAAEAQLQKNGVTVHWAADGEAANQAVLSIMRERGLTRLVKSKSMVSEETELGAFLAENGIDCLETDLGEFIVQIDGDHPSHIVKPIIHKNRRQIAASFEREGLGAYNDDPEVITARARNHLRQKYLDADVGLTGANFLVAESGRIVLVTNEGNSRFCLAPTRIHIAMIGIEKIIPRERDLSLFLNLLGRSATGQRLTVYTEFIAGPRAAGTREGPEEMHVILLDNRRSEVLASNCREILRCIRCGACLNVCPVYRQASGHAYRSVYPGPVGAVLSPLLSDKFSDRADLPKASSLCGACNEVCPVDIPIPDLLLRLRDRAKVEGIPSPGVPPMGGWAVMASRPFAWKSALTAGAIINYIPRSMIPVPAFQAWQGKKDLPEWRGGRFRQWMKERDAKGGDR; this is encoded by the coding sequence ATGAAAAAGCAATTGATCGATACCTATTCCTCCCGCCTCGACCCCGAGGTACGGACGGCTGTTCATGACAACAGCGCGGCCGGAACGGACAAGCGCCGCGATGTGCTCTGGGCCGATTACCCCGATCCCGATCAACTGCGGCGGATGGCGGGCGCGGTCAAGCAACACACCCTCGAGAATCTCGACAGCTACCTTCCCGCGGCGGAAGCGCAGTTGCAGAAGAACGGAGTCACCGTCCATTGGGCCGCGGACGGCGAAGCGGCCAACCAGGCGGTCCTTTCCATCATGCGGGAAAGGGGCCTCACCCGGCTGGTCAAGTCGAAGAGCATGGTCAGCGAGGAAACCGAACTCGGCGCGTTTCTTGCGGAAAACGGGATCGATTGCCTGGAAACCGATCTCGGCGAATTCATCGTTCAGATCGACGGCGATCACCCCAGCCACATCGTCAAGCCGATCATCCACAAGAACCGGCGGCAGATTGCCGCCAGTTTCGAGCGCGAGGGGCTCGGCGCCTACAATGATGATCCGGAAGTGATCACGGCACGCGCCCGGAATCATCTCAGGCAGAAGTACCTCGACGCCGATGTCGGCCTGACCGGGGCCAATTTCCTGGTGGCGGAATCCGGCCGGATCGTCCTCGTGACCAATGAGGGCAATTCGCGTTTCTGCCTGGCCCCGACCCGTATCCATATTGCCATGATCGGGATCGAGAAGATCATCCCGCGGGAACGTGATCTCAGCCTCTTCCTCAATCTTCTCGGCCGTTCCGCCACCGGTCAACGGCTGACCGTCTACACCGAGTTCATCGCGGGACCCCGGGCGGCCGGAACCCGTGAAGGACCCGAGGAAATGCACGTCATCCTCCTCGACAACCGACGCTCAGAGGTGCTCGCCTCGAATTGCCGGGAGATCCTCCGCTGTATCCGCTGCGGCGCCTGCCTCAATGTCTGCCCCGTCTACCGCCAGGCCAGCGGTCACGCCTACCGCAGCGTCTATCCGGGTCCGGTCGGCGCCGTATTGTCACCGCTTCTCTCCGACAAGTTCAGTGACCGTGCCGACCTGCCCAAGGCCTCCAGCCTCTGCGGCGCCTGCAACGAGGTCTGCCCGGTCGACATTCCGATTCCGGATCTCCTCCTGCGACTGCGGGACCGGGCCAAGGTCGAGGGTATTCCCAGCCCGGGCGTTCCCCCTATGGGCGGGTGGGCCGTCATGGCCAGCCGACCCTTCGCCTGGAAGTCCGCCCTCACCGCCGGCGCGATCATCAACTATATCCCCAGGTCAATGATTCCGGTTCCGGCCTTCCAGGCCTGGCAGGGGAAAAAGGATCTGCCGGAATGGCGGGGAGGGCGGTTCCGCCAGTGGATGAAGGAACGTGACGCGAAAGGAGGGGATCGCTGA
- a CDS encoding LUD domain-containing protein, translating into MSEQRERVLGRVRDALAPLPERAAYPDYDPAMTLTYPQDGPSPWERFKSMFTAVHGRTFESVSDLGAWLVESQYLKGCCDPDLFDLLRIGLPEKLVIETAFDRHRIDEFTFGISRARGAIAESGSLVLDDATTWSRLAALAPWVHVAVLRRADLWRDIPTAITHFGNDPNIIWVTGPSKTADVEGILIEGVHGPGEQVCLLID; encoded by the coding sequence ATGTCCGAACAACGTGAAAGAGTCCTCGGACGGGTCAGGGACGCGCTGGCCCCGCTCCCGGAGCGGGCGGCCTATCCGGACTACGATCCGGCCATGACTCTGACCTATCCTCAGGATGGACCGTCGCCATGGGAACGATTCAAATCCATGTTCACCGCGGTTCATGGCCGGACTTTCGAGTCCGTTAGCGACCTCGGAGCCTGGCTCGTCGAATCCCAGTACCTGAAAGGGTGTTGTGACCCGGATCTGTTCGACCTCCTGCGCATTGGTCTGCCCGAGAAACTGGTGATTGAGACGGCCTTCGATCGCCACCGGATCGACGAATTCACCTTTGGCATCTCCCGGGCCCGCGGAGCCATCGCCGAGTCCGGCAGTCTCGTTCTCGATGATGCCACCACCTGGAGCCGCCTGGCCGCCCTGGCCCCCTGGGTCCATGTCGCCGTGCTGCGCCGGGCGGATCTCTGGCGCGATATCCCGACCGCCATCACCCATTTCGGAAATGATCCCAACATCATCTGGGTGACCGGCCCCTCCAAGACCGCCGATGTCGAAGGGATCCTCATCGAGGGCGTCCACGGCCCCGGAGAACAGGTCTGCCTGCTCATCGACTGA
- the asnS gene encoding asparagine--tRNA ligase, translated as MKHLTVKAALNAGGPVEGVVIRGWVRTRRDSKTFSFLEVNDGSCLKGLQIVADASIPGYEKVPEMTTGSSVEVTGNLVASQGKGQSWELAAASLTLIGTADAAYPLQKKGHSPEFLREIAHLRPRTNLFGAVFRVRNRLACAVHNFFQERGFIYVHTPIITGSDCEGAGELFRVSTLDPSNPPKTKEGAINYHEDFFARPTYLTVSGQLEAEVFACALSNVYTFGPTFRAENSNTSRHASEFWMIEPEMAFCNLEGNMDLAETFVKYLIRDIRGNCAEDLEFFGKFVDKELLTRLDFVLERPFVRLSYTEAVGILVGSGKAFHYPVEYGTNLQSEHERYLTEEHFKSPVTLYNYPKEIKPFYMRLNDDDKTVTAMDVLVPGIGEIVGGSQREERLEILQANMARHGLSEADYGWYLDLRRYGTVPHSGFGLGFERMLMFVTGVSNIRDVIPFARTPGNAAF; from the coding sequence ATGAAGCACCTGACCGTCAAGGCGGCCCTCAATGCCGGGGGCCCGGTCGAGGGCGTGGTCATCCGCGGCTGGGTGCGGACCCGGCGTGACTCGAAGACTTTCTCCTTTCTCGAGGTCAATGACGGCTCCTGTCTGAAGGGCCTGCAGATCGTGGCCGACGCCAGCATACCCGGCTACGAGAAGGTTCCGGAGATGACGACGGGATCCTCGGTCGAGGTCACGGGCAACCTGGTCGCCTCACAGGGCAAAGGACAGTCCTGGGAACTCGCCGCCGCCAGCCTGACCCTGATCGGGACGGCCGACGCCGCCTACCCCCTCCAGAAGAAAGGGCATTCCCCGGAATTCCTCCGCGAGATCGCCCACCTGCGCCCGCGAACGAACCTCTTCGGGGCGGTCTTCCGGGTGCGCAACCGGCTGGCCTGTGCCGTCCACAATTTCTTCCAGGAACGCGGATTCATCTACGTCCACACGCCGATCATCACGGGAAGCGACTGCGAGGGCGCCGGAGAGCTCTTCCGGGTCTCCACCCTCGATCCGTCCAACCCGCCGAAGACCAAGGAAGGCGCCATCAACTACCACGAGGACTTTTTCGCGCGCCCGACCTACCTGACAGTGAGCGGACAGCTCGAGGCGGAGGTCTTCGCCTGCGCCCTTTCCAATGTCTACACCTTCGGCCCGACCTTTCGTGCGGAAAATTCCAATACATCCCGTCACGCCAGCGAATTCTGGATGATCGAACCGGAGATGGCCTTCTGCAACCTCGAAGGCAACATGGATCTGGCCGAGACCTTCGTGAAGTATCTGATCCGCGATATCCGCGGGAACTGTGCGGAGGACCTGGAATTCTTCGGGAAGTTCGTGGACAAGGAGCTGCTCACCCGGCTCGACTTCGTGCTCGAGCGGCCCTTCGTGCGTCTCAGCTACACCGAGGCGGTAGGGATCCTCGTCGGCTCGGGCAAGGCCTTCCACTACCCCGTCGAATACGGGACCAATCTTCAATCAGAACACGAACGCTACCTGACGGAGGAGCACTTCAAGAGCCCGGTCACCCTTTACAACTACCCGAAGGAGATCAAGCCGTTCTACATGCGGCTGAACGACGACGACAAGACGGTCACCGCGATGGATGTCCTCGTCCCGGGGATCGGTGAAATAGTCGGCGGAAGCCAGCGCGAGGAGCGTCTCGAAATCCTGCAGGCGAACATGGCGCGGCACGGTTTGAGCGAGGCGGACTACGGCTGGTACCTGGACCTGCGCCGTTACGGGACCGTGCCGCACAGCGGGTTCGGCCTCGGATTCGAGCGCATGCTGATGTTCGTGACCGGTGTATCCAATATCCGGGACGTCATCCCGTTTGCCCGCACGCCGGGGAACGCGGCGTTCTGA
- a CDS encoding fumarylacetoacetate hydrolase family protein, with protein MKITRYRDASGSIGYGSVQPDGTVLALKGDPFGGLTPTDTVVTGAKTLAPIEPTNIYGIGLNYKKHAEEGGRGVPERPMVFMKGTNTLQHPGDPIVLPTVQASTQVDYECEIAVVIGKAAKNVKKADALDYVLGYTCANDVSARDWQFKFGGGQFCQAKGFDTFCPMGPVLVTPDELTQPNNLKIRSILNGEVMQDWTTADMVFDIPTLIEFLSGSKTLTPGTVILTGTPHGVGFARKPPVWLKKGDTIAIEIEGIGTLTNPVVNEEA; from the coding sequence ATGAAGATCACTCGCTACCGCGATGCCTCCGGCTCCATTGGCTACGGATCTGTCCAGCCGGACGGAACCGTTCTTGCCCTCAAGGGCGACCCCTTCGGTGGGCTGACCCCGACGGACACGGTGGTCACCGGGGCCAAGACCCTCGCGCCGATCGAACCGACCAATATCTACGGAATCGGGCTCAACTACAAGAAGCACGCCGAAGAAGGCGGTCGGGGGGTGCCCGAGCGTCCGATGGTCTTCATGAAAGGGACAAATACCCTGCAGCACCCCGGCGACCCGATCGTCCTCCCCACGGTTCAGGCCAGCACCCAGGTCGACTATGAATGTGAGATCGCGGTGGTCATTGGCAAGGCCGCCAAGAACGTGAAGAAGGCGGATGCCCTCGACTATGTCCTCGGCTACACCTGCGCCAACGATGTGAGCGCCCGGGACTGGCAGTTCAAGTTCGGCGGCGGTCAATTCTGCCAGGCCAAAGGCTTCGACACCTTCTGTCCGATGGGCCCGGTCCTCGTCACCCCCGACGAATTGACCCAGCCAAACAATCTCAAGATCCGCTCGATTCTCAACGGCGAAGTCATGCAGGACTGGACCACCGCCGACATGGTCTTCGACATCCCGACCCTGATTGAATTCCTGAGCGGCAGCAAGACCCTCACCCCGGGAACGGTCATCCTGACCGGGACGCCCCACGGGGTCGGGTTCGCCCGCAAGCCTCCGGTCTGGCTGAAGAAAGGGGACACCATTGCGATTGAAATCGAAGGAATCGGCACGCTGACCAATCCGGTGGTGAACGAGGAGGCATGA